In one Eulemur rufifrons isolate Redbay chromosome 14, OSU_ERuf_1, whole genome shotgun sequence genomic region, the following are encoded:
- the MPG gene encoding DNA-3-methyladenine glycosylase, translating to MPARRGSQPSRRMGQKKQRLAEAEQPQSPSAAAQTPSPRDPCVGLPTPLGPQRSIYFSRPVGHLTRLGSEFFDQPAAPLARAFLGQVLVRRLANGTELRGRVVETEAYLGPEDEAAHSRGGRQTPRNRGMFMKPGTLYVYLIYGMYFCMNVSSRGDGACVLLRALEPLGGLETMRQLRTTLRKGAACRALKDRELCSGPSKLCQALAIDKSFDQRDLAHDEAMWLERGPPGPREAAVVATARVGVGYSGEWAQKPLRFYIRGSPWVSVVDRAAEQDTQA from the exons ATGCCGGCGCGCAGGGGGTCCCAG CCTTCCCGAAGGATGGGGCAAAAAAAGCAGCGACTGGCAGAGGCAGAGCAGCCGCAGAGCCCATCAGCCGCAGCCCAGACGCCCTCCCCCAGGGACCCCTGTGTGGGACTGCCCACGCCCCTGGGCCCTCAACGCAGCATCTACTTCTCACGCCCAGTGGGCCACCTTACCCGACTGGGGTCGGAGTTTTTCGACCAGCCAGCAGCCCCCCTGGCCCGGGCATTTCTGGGACAG GTCCTAGTCCGGCGACTCGCCAATGGCACAGAGCTCCGGGGCCGTGTTGTGGAGACTGAGGCATACCTGGGGCCAGAGGATGAAGCTGCCCACTCAAGGGGTGGCCGGCAGACCCCCCGCAACCGAGGCATGTTCATGAAGCCGGGGACCCTGTATGTGTACCTCATCTATGGAATGTACTTCTGCATGAACGTCTCCAGCCGAG GGGACGGGGCCTGTGTCCTGCTGCGCGCCCTGGAGCCCCTGGGGGGCCTGGAGACCATGCGGCAGCTTCGCACCACCCTCCGGAAAGGGGCCGCCTGCCGTGCCCTCAAGGACCGCGAGCTCTGCAGTGGTCCCTCCAagctgtgccaggccctggccaTCGACAAGAGCTTTGACCAGAGAGACCTGGCCCACGACGAGGCCATGTGGCTGGAGCGTGGCCCCCCGGGGCCCAGGGAAGCAGCTGTGGTGGCAACAGCCCGGGTGGGCGTCGGCTATTCGGGGGAGTGGGCCCAGAAGCCCCTGCGCTTCTACATCCGGGGCAGCCCCTGGGTCAGTGTGGTGGACAGGGCGGCTGAGCAGGACACACAGGCCTGA
- the RHBDF1 gene encoding inactive rhomboid protein 1 isoform X1 — MSEARRDSTSSLQRKKPPWLKLDIPAVVPPATEEPGFLQPLRRQAFLRSVSMPAETARVPSPHPEPRRPALQRQTSITQTIRRGTADWFGVSKDSDSTQKWQRKSIRHCSQRYGKLKPQVIRELDLPSQDNVSLTSTETPPPLYVGPCQLGMQKIIDPLARGRAFRVADDAVDGLSAPHTPVTPGAASLCSLSSSRSGFNRLPRRRKRESVAKMSFRAAAALVKVRAGAEGGDGDRAGFWVPCSRPCPQGRSARDGTLRRVQRRSFTPASFLEEDTADFPDELDTSFFAREGILHEELSTYPDEVFESPSEAALKDWEKAPEQADLTGGALDRSELERSHLMLPLERGWRKQKEGAAAPQPKVRLRQEVVSTTGPRRGQRIAVPVRKLFAREKRPYGLGMVGRLTNRTYRKRIDSYVKRQIEDMDDHRPFFTYWLTFVHSLVTILAVCIYGIAPVGFSQHETVDSVLRNRGVYENVKYVQQENFWIGPSSEALIHLGAKFSPCMRQDPQVHSFIHAAREREKHSACCVRNDRSGCVQTSEEECSSTLAVWVKWPIHPSAPDLAGHKRQFGSVCHQDPRVCDEPSSEDPHEWPEDITKWPICTKNSAGNHTNHPHMDCVITGRPCCIGTKGRCEITSREYCDFMRGYFHEEATLCAQVHCMDDVCGLLPFLNPEVPDQFYRLWLSLFLHAGILHCLVSVCFQMTVLRDLEKLAGWHRIAIIYLLSGVTGNLASAIFLPYRAEVGPAGSQFGILACLFVELFQSWQILARPWRAFFKLLAVVLFLFTFGLLPWIDNFAHISGFVSGLFLSFAFLPYISFGKFDLYRKRSQIVVSQVVFLGLLAGLVVLFYFYPVRCEWCEFLTCIPFTDKFCEKYELDAQLH; from the exons ATGAGCGAGGCCCGCAGAGACAGCACGAGCAGTCTGCAGCGCAAGAAGCCCCCCTGGCTGAAGCTAGACATCCCAGCTGTGGTGCCCCCGGCCACAGAGGAGCCCGGCTTCCTGCAG CCCCTGAGGCGCCAGGCTTTCCTGCGGAGTGTGAGCATGCCGGCCGAGACAGCCCGCGTCCCTTCGCCCCACCCCGAGCCCCGGCGGCCAGCGCTGCAGCGCCAGACGTCCATCACACAGACCATCCGCAG GGGGACGGCTGACTGGTTTGGAGTGAGCAAGGACAGTGACAGCACCCAGAAGTGGCAGCGCAAGAGCATCCGTCACTGCAGCCAGCGCTATGGGAAGCTGAAGCCCCAAGTCATCCGGGAACTGGACCTGCCCAGCCAGGACAACGTGTCACTGACCAGCACTGAGACGCCGCCCCCCCTGTATGTGGGGCCGTGCCAGCTGGGCATGCAGAAG ATTATAGACCCCCTGGCCCGCGGCCGGGCCTTCAGGGTGGCCGATGACGCTGTGGACGGCCTGAGTGCCCCGCACACTCCCGTCACGCCAGGTGCCgcctccctctgctccctctccaGCTCCCGCTCAGGGTTCAACCGGCTCCCGCGGCGGCGCAAGCGTGAGTCGGTGGCCAAGATGAGCTTCCGGGCGGCAGCGGCGCTGGTGAAGGTGCGTGCAGGGGCCGAGGGTGGGGACGGGGACCGAGCCGGCTTCTGGGTCCCATGCTCACGCCCTTGCCCCCAGGGCCGCTCTGCCAGGGACGGCACCCTGCGCCGGGTGCAGCGCCGCAGCTTCACCCCTGCCAGCTTTCTGGAGGAAGACACGGCCGACTTCCCCGATGAGCTGGATACATCCTTCTTTGCCCGG GAAGGTATTCTCCATGAGGAGCTGTCCACATACCCGGACGAAGTTTTTGAGTCGCCGTCGGAGGCAGCGCTCAAGGACTGGGAGAAAGCCCCGGAGCAGGCTGACCTCACCGGCGGGGCCCTGGACCGCAGCGAACTTGAGCGCAGCCACCTGATGCT GCCCCTGGAGCGTGGCTGGCGGAAGCAGAAGGAGGGCGCGGCGGCCCCACAGCCCAAGGTGCGGCTTCGGCAGGAGGTGGTGAGCACCACCGGGCCGCGCCGGGGCCAGCGCATCGCCGTGCCGGTGCGCAAGCTTTTCGCCAGGGAGAAGCGGCCgtatgggctgggcatggtgggacGGCTCACCAACCGCACCTACCGCAAGCGCATAGACAGCTACGTCAAGCGCCAGATCGAGGACATGGATGACCACAG GCCCTTCTTCACCTACTGGCTCACCTTCGTGCACTCGCTCGTCACCATTCTAGCCGTGTGCATCTACGGCATCGCGCCTGTGGGCTTCTCACAGCACGAGACCGTGGACTCG GTGCTGCGGAACCGCGGGGTCTACGAGAACGTCAAGTACGTGCAGCAGGAGAACTTCTGGATCGGGCCCAGCTCG GAGGCCCTCATTCATCTGGGCGCCAAGTTCTCGCCCTGCATGCGCCAGGATCCGCAGGTGCACAGCTTCATCCACGCGGCGCGCGAGCGCGAAAAGCACTCAGCCTGCTGCGTGCGCAACGACAGGTCGGGCTGCGTGCAGACGTCAGAGGAGGAGTGCTCG TCCACCCTGGCAGTGTGGGTGAAGTGGCCCATCCATCCCAGTGCCCCAGACCTTGCAGGCCACAAGAGGCAGTTTGGCTCCGTCTGCCACCAGGACCCCAG GGTGTGTGACGAACCCTCATCCGAAGACCCCCATGAGTGGCCAGAAGACATCACCAAGTGGCCg ATCTGCACCAAAAACAGTGCCGGGAACCACACCAACCATCCCCACATGGACTGTGTCATAACAGGCCGGCCCTGCTGCATCGGCACCAAGGGCAG GTGTGAGATCACCTCCCGCGAGTACTGTGACTTCATGAGGGGCTACTTCCACGAGGAGGCCACACTGTGCGCTCAG GTGCACTGCATGGATGACGTGTGTGGCCTCCTGCCTTTCCTCAACCCTGAGGTGCCTGACCAGTTCTACCGCCTGTGGCTGTCCCTCTTCCTGCACGCCGG GATCCTGCACTGCCTGGTGTCCGTCTGCTTCCAGATGACCGTCCTGCGGGACCTGGAGAAGCTGGCGGGCTGGCACCGCATAGCCATCATCTACCTGTTGAGCGGTGTCACCGGCAACCTGGCCAGTGCCATCTTCTTGCCATACCGGGCAGAG GTGGGCCCTGCTGGCTCGCAGTTTGGCATCCTGGCCTGCCTCTTTGTGGAGCTCTTCCAGAGCTGGCAGATCCTGGCCCGGCCCTGGCGCGCCTTCTTCAAGCTGCTCGCTGTGGTGCTCTTCCTCTTCACCTTTGGGCTGCTGCCCTGGATCGACAACTTTGCCCACATCTCGGGCTTCGTCAGtggcctcttcctctccttcgCCTTCCTGCCCTACATCAGCTTTGGCAAGTTCGACCTGTACCGCAAGCGCAGCCAGATCGTCGTCTCCCAGGTGGTCTTCCTGGGCCTCCTGGCCGGCCTGGTGGTGCTCTTCTACTTCTATCCTGTGCGCTGCGAGTGGTGCGAATTCCTCACCTGCATCCCCTTCACGGACAAGTTCTGTGAGAAGTACGAGCTGGACGCTCAGCTCCACTGA
- the RHBDF1 gene encoding inactive rhomboid protein 1 isoform X2 yields the protein MSEARRDSTSSLQRKKPPWLKLDIPAVVPPATEEPGFLQPLRRQAFLRSVSMPAETARVPSPHPEPRRPALQRQTSITQTIRRGTADWFGVSKDSDSTQKWQRKSIRHCSQRYGKLKPQVIRELDLPSQDNVSLTSTETPPPLYVGPCQLGMQKIIDPLARGRAFRVADDAVDGLSAPHTPVTPGAASLCSLSSSRSGFNRLPRRRKRESVAKMSFRAAAALVKGRSARDGTLRRVQRRSFTPASFLEEDTADFPDELDTSFFAREGILHEELSTYPDEVFESPSEAALKDWEKAPEQADLTGGALDRSELERSHLMLPLERGWRKQKEGAAAPQPKVRLRQEVVSTTGPRRGQRIAVPVRKLFAREKRPYGLGMVGRLTNRTYRKRIDSYVKRQIEDMDDHRPFFTYWLTFVHSLVTILAVCIYGIAPVGFSQHETVDSVLRNRGVYENVKYVQQENFWIGPSSEALIHLGAKFSPCMRQDPQVHSFIHAAREREKHSACCVRNDRSGCVQTSEEECSSTLAVWVKWPIHPSAPDLAGHKRQFGSVCHQDPRVCDEPSSEDPHEWPEDITKWPICTKNSAGNHTNHPHMDCVITGRPCCIGTKGRCEITSREYCDFMRGYFHEEATLCAQVHCMDDVCGLLPFLNPEVPDQFYRLWLSLFLHAGILHCLVSVCFQMTVLRDLEKLAGWHRIAIIYLLSGVTGNLASAIFLPYRAEVGPAGSQFGILACLFVELFQSWQILARPWRAFFKLLAVVLFLFTFGLLPWIDNFAHISGFVSGLFLSFAFLPYISFGKFDLYRKRSQIVVSQVVFLGLLAGLVVLFYFYPVRCEWCEFLTCIPFTDKFCEKYELDAQLH from the exons ATGAGCGAGGCCCGCAGAGACAGCACGAGCAGTCTGCAGCGCAAGAAGCCCCCCTGGCTGAAGCTAGACATCCCAGCTGTGGTGCCCCCGGCCACAGAGGAGCCCGGCTTCCTGCAG CCCCTGAGGCGCCAGGCTTTCCTGCGGAGTGTGAGCATGCCGGCCGAGACAGCCCGCGTCCCTTCGCCCCACCCCGAGCCCCGGCGGCCAGCGCTGCAGCGCCAGACGTCCATCACACAGACCATCCGCAG GGGGACGGCTGACTGGTTTGGAGTGAGCAAGGACAGTGACAGCACCCAGAAGTGGCAGCGCAAGAGCATCCGTCACTGCAGCCAGCGCTATGGGAAGCTGAAGCCCCAAGTCATCCGGGAACTGGACCTGCCCAGCCAGGACAACGTGTCACTGACCAGCACTGAGACGCCGCCCCCCCTGTATGTGGGGCCGTGCCAGCTGGGCATGCAGAAG ATTATAGACCCCCTGGCCCGCGGCCGGGCCTTCAGGGTGGCCGATGACGCTGTGGACGGCCTGAGTGCCCCGCACACTCCCGTCACGCCAGGTGCCgcctccctctgctccctctccaGCTCCCGCTCAGGGTTCAACCGGCTCCCGCGGCGGCGCAAGCGTGAGTCGGTGGCCAAGATGAGCTTCCGGGCGGCAGCGGCGCTGGTGAAG GGCCGCTCTGCCAGGGACGGCACCCTGCGCCGGGTGCAGCGCCGCAGCTTCACCCCTGCCAGCTTTCTGGAGGAAGACACGGCCGACTTCCCCGATGAGCTGGATACATCCTTCTTTGCCCGG GAAGGTATTCTCCATGAGGAGCTGTCCACATACCCGGACGAAGTTTTTGAGTCGCCGTCGGAGGCAGCGCTCAAGGACTGGGAGAAAGCCCCGGAGCAGGCTGACCTCACCGGCGGGGCCCTGGACCGCAGCGAACTTGAGCGCAGCCACCTGATGCT GCCCCTGGAGCGTGGCTGGCGGAAGCAGAAGGAGGGCGCGGCGGCCCCACAGCCCAAGGTGCGGCTTCGGCAGGAGGTGGTGAGCACCACCGGGCCGCGCCGGGGCCAGCGCATCGCCGTGCCGGTGCGCAAGCTTTTCGCCAGGGAGAAGCGGCCgtatgggctgggcatggtgggacGGCTCACCAACCGCACCTACCGCAAGCGCATAGACAGCTACGTCAAGCGCCAGATCGAGGACATGGATGACCACAG GCCCTTCTTCACCTACTGGCTCACCTTCGTGCACTCGCTCGTCACCATTCTAGCCGTGTGCATCTACGGCATCGCGCCTGTGGGCTTCTCACAGCACGAGACCGTGGACTCG GTGCTGCGGAACCGCGGGGTCTACGAGAACGTCAAGTACGTGCAGCAGGAGAACTTCTGGATCGGGCCCAGCTCG GAGGCCCTCATTCATCTGGGCGCCAAGTTCTCGCCCTGCATGCGCCAGGATCCGCAGGTGCACAGCTTCATCCACGCGGCGCGCGAGCGCGAAAAGCACTCAGCCTGCTGCGTGCGCAACGACAGGTCGGGCTGCGTGCAGACGTCAGAGGAGGAGTGCTCG TCCACCCTGGCAGTGTGGGTGAAGTGGCCCATCCATCCCAGTGCCCCAGACCTTGCAGGCCACAAGAGGCAGTTTGGCTCCGTCTGCCACCAGGACCCCAG GGTGTGTGACGAACCCTCATCCGAAGACCCCCATGAGTGGCCAGAAGACATCACCAAGTGGCCg ATCTGCACCAAAAACAGTGCCGGGAACCACACCAACCATCCCCACATGGACTGTGTCATAACAGGCCGGCCCTGCTGCATCGGCACCAAGGGCAG GTGTGAGATCACCTCCCGCGAGTACTGTGACTTCATGAGGGGCTACTTCCACGAGGAGGCCACACTGTGCGCTCAG GTGCACTGCATGGATGACGTGTGTGGCCTCCTGCCTTTCCTCAACCCTGAGGTGCCTGACCAGTTCTACCGCCTGTGGCTGTCCCTCTTCCTGCACGCCGG GATCCTGCACTGCCTGGTGTCCGTCTGCTTCCAGATGACCGTCCTGCGGGACCTGGAGAAGCTGGCGGGCTGGCACCGCATAGCCATCATCTACCTGTTGAGCGGTGTCACCGGCAACCTGGCCAGTGCCATCTTCTTGCCATACCGGGCAGAG GTGGGCCCTGCTGGCTCGCAGTTTGGCATCCTGGCCTGCCTCTTTGTGGAGCTCTTCCAGAGCTGGCAGATCCTGGCCCGGCCCTGGCGCGCCTTCTTCAAGCTGCTCGCTGTGGTGCTCTTCCTCTTCACCTTTGGGCTGCTGCCCTGGATCGACAACTTTGCCCACATCTCGGGCTTCGTCAGtggcctcttcctctccttcgCCTTCCTGCCCTACATCAGCTTTGGCAAGTTCGACCTGTACCGCAAGCGCAGCCAGATCGTCGTCTCCCAGGTGGTCTTCCTGGGCCTCCTGGCCGGCCTGGTGGTGCTCTTCTACTTCTATCCTGTGCGCTGCGAGTGGTGCGAATTCCTCACCTGCATCCCCTTCACGGACAAGTTCTGTGAGAAGTACGAGCTGGACGCTCAGCTCCACTGA
- the RHBDF1 gene encoding inactive rhomboid protein 1 isoform X3, producing MWGRASWACRSSRSGFNRLPRRRKRESVAKMSFRAAAALVKVRAGAEGGDGDRAGFWVPCSRPCPQGRSARDGTLRRVQRRSFTPASFLEEDTADFPDELDTSFFAREGILHEELSTYPDEVFESPSEAALKDWEKAPEQADLTGGALDRSELERSHLMLPLERGWRKQKEGAAAPQPKVRLRQEVVSTTGPRRGQRIAVPVRKLFAREKRPYGLGMVGRLTNRTYRKRIDSYVKRQIEDMDDHRPFFTYWLTFVHSLVTILAVCIYGIAPVGFSQHETVDSVLRNRGVYENVKYVQQENFWIGPSSEALIHLGAKFSPCMRQDPQVHSFIHAAREREKHSACCVRNDRSGCVQTSEEECSSTLAVWVKWPIHPSAPDLAGHKRQFGSVCHQDPRVCDEPSSEDPHEWPEDITKWPICTKNSAGNHTNHPHMDCVITGRPCCIGTKGRCEITSREYCDFMRGYFHEEATLCAQVHCMDDVCGLLPFLNPEVPDQFYRLWLSLFLHAGILHCLVSVCFQMTVLRDLEKLAGWHRIAIIYLLSGVTGNLASAIFLPYRAEVGPAGSQFGILACLFVELFQSWQILARPWRAFFKLLAVVLFLFTFGLLPWIDNFAHISGFVSGLFLSFAFLPYISFGKFDLYRKRSQIVVSQVVFLGLLAGLVVLFYFYPVRCEWCEFLTCIPFTDKFCEKYELDAQLH from the exons ATGTGGGGCCGTGCCAGCTGGGCATGCAGAAG CTCCCGCTCAGGGTTCAACCGGCTCCCGCGGCGGCGCAAGCGTGAGTCGGTGGCCAAGATGAGCTTCCGGGCGGCAGCGGCGCTGGTGAAGGTGCGTGCAGGGGCCGAGGGTGGGGACGGGGACCGAGCCGGCTTCTGGGTCCCATGCTCACGCCCTTGCCCCCAGGGCCGCTCTGCCAGGGACGGCACCCTGCGCCGGGTGCAGCGCCGCAGCTTCACCCCTGCCAGCTTTCTGGAGGAAGACACGGCCGACTTCCCCGATGAGCTGGATACATCCTTCTTTGCCCGG GAAGGTATTCTCCATGAGGAGCTGTCCACATACCCGGACGAAGTTTTTGAGTCGCCGTCGGAGGCAGCGCTCAAGGACTGGGAGAAAGCCCCGGAGCAGGCTGACCTCACCGGCGGGGCCCTGGACCGCAGCGAACTTGAGCGCAGCCACCTGATGCT GCCCCTGGAGCGTGGCTGGCGGAAGCAGAAGGAGGGCGCGGCGGCCCCACAGCCCAAGGTGCGGCTTCGGCAGGAGGTGGTGAGCACCACCGGGCCGCGCCGGGGCCAGCGCATCGCCGTGCCGGTGCGCAAGCTTTTCGCCAGGGAGAAGCGGCCgtatgggctgggcatggtgggacGGCTCACCAACCGCACCTACCGCAAGCGCATAGACAGCTACGTCAAGCGCCAGATCGAGGACATGGATGACCACAG GCCCTTCTTCACCTACTGGCTCACCTTCGTGCACTCGCTCGTCACCATTCTAGCCGTGTGCATCTACGGCATCGCGCCTGTGGGCTTCTCACAGCACGAGACCGTGGACTCG GTGCTGCGGAACCGCGGGGTCTACGAGAACGTCAAGTACGTGCAGCAGGAGAACTTCTGGATCGGGCCCAGCTCG GAGGCCCTCATTCATCTGGGCGCCAAGTTCTCGCCCTGCATGCGCCAGGATCCGCAGGTGCACAGCTTCATCCACGCGGCGCGCGAGCGCGAAAAGCACTCAGCCTGCTGCGTGCGCAACGACAGGTCGGGCTGCGTGCAGACGTCAGAGGAGGAGTGCTCG TCCACCCTGGCAGTGTGGGTGAAGTGGCCCATCCATCCCAGTGCCCCAGACCTTGCAGGCCACAAGAGGCAGTTTGGCTCCGTCTGCCACCAGGACCCCAG GGTGTGTGACGAACCCTCATCCGAAGACCCCCATGAGTGGCCAGAAGACATCACCAAGTGGCCg ATCTGCACCAAAAACAGTGCCGGGAACCACACCAACCATCCCCACATGGACTGTGTCATAACAGGCCGGCCCTGCTGCATCGGCACCAAGGGCAG GTGTGAGATCACCTCCCGCGAGTACTGTGACTTCATGAGGGGCTACTTCCACGAGGAGGCCACACTGTGCGCTCAG GTGCACTGCATGGATGACGTGTGTGGCCTCCTGCCTTTCCTCAACCCTGAGGTGCCTGACCAGTTCTACCGCCTGTGGCTGTCCCTCTTCCTGCACGCCGG GATCCTGCACTGCCTGGTGTCCGTCTGCTTCCAGATGACCGTCCTGCGGGACCTGGAGAAGCTGGCGGGCTGGCACCGCATAGCCATCATCTACCTGTTGAGCGGTGTCACCGGCAACCTGGCCAGTGCCATCTTCTTGCCATACCGGGCAGAG GTGGGCCCTGCTGGCTCGCAGTTTGGCATCCTGGCCTGCCTCTTTGTGGAGCTCTTCCAGAGCTGGCAGATCCTGGCCCGGCCCTGGCGCGCCTTCTTCAAGCTGCTCGCTGTGGTGCTCTTCCTCTTCACCTTTGGGCTGCTGCCCTGGATCGACAACTTTGCCCACATCTCGGGCTTCGTCAGtggcctcttcctctccttcgCCTTCCTGCCCTACATCAGCTTTGGCAAGTTCGACCTGTACCGCAAGCGCAGCCAGATCGTCGTCTCCCAGGTGGTCTTCCTGGGCCTCCTGGCCGGCCTGGTGGTGCTCTTCTACTTCTATCCTGTGCGCTGCGAGTGGTGCGAATTCCTCACCTGCATCCCCTTCACGGACAAGTTCTGTGAGAAGTACGAGCTGGACGCTCAGCTCCACTGA
- the SNRNP25 gene encoding U11/U12 small nuclear ribonucleoprotein 25 kDa protein, with product MVVQDPLLCDLPIQVTLEEVNSQIALEYGQAMTVRVCKMDGEVMPVVVVQNATVLDLKKAIQRYVQLKQEREGGIQHISWSYVWRTYHLTSAGEKLTEDRKKLRDYGIRNRDEVSFIKKLRQK from the exons ATGGTGGTGCAGGACCCGCTACTCTGCGATCTACCGATCCAG GTTACTTTGGAAGAGGTCAATTCCCAAATAGCACTAGAATATGGCCAAGCAATGACAGTCCGAGTGTGCAAGATGGACGGAGAAGTGATGC CTGTGGTTGTGGTGCAGAATGCCACGGTCCTGGACCTGAAGAAGGCCATCCAGAGATACGTGCAGCTGAAGCAGGAGCGGGAAGGGGGCATTCAGCACATCAGCTG GTCCTATGTGTGGAGGACGTATCATCTGACCTCTGCAGGAGAGAAGCTCACAGAGGACAGGAAGAAGCTCCGAGA tTACGGTATCCGGAATCGGGATGAGGTTTCCTTCATCAAAAAGCTGAGGCAGAAGTGA